A genome region from Geminicoccus roseus DSM 18922 includes the following:
- the argS gene encoding arginine--tRNA ligase translates to MNPFALIEADLRAALDRLVAEGRLPDGLDLSRVSVELPKDPSHGDVASSIAMMLAKPARMRPLDIAQAVAEQLRAQERFAEVAVAPPGFVNIRMQPGFWQAVVPAIMQAGADFGRSDTGRGQKVDVEYCSANPTGPLHVGHARGTVFGDALASILERVGYDVTREYYVNDAGAQVETLARSVHLRYREVMGEDIGEMPEGYYPGAYLVRTAQALAVRDGDRWLGKHEDEWLEPLKRFAVEAQLEIIKDDLAALGVHHDLFLSERSLIEDGMMEAALKRLEALGLLYVGELPPPKGKPSEDWEPRPQLLFRATDFGDDVDRPLKRSNGAWTYFAADLGCHFSKLQRSHTWLVDVLGADHGGYVKRLKAAVKALSEGKVELEVRLCQLVNLMDEGKPLKMSKRAGRIVTMRDVVDEVGKDVMRFMLLTRKNDAPLDFDLAKVVEQSRDNPVFYVQYAHARVRSVFRQAEQRGLGHLAQDLDQADLSLLTHPAELDLIKKASLLPRVLEHAAVHAEPHRIAFWTMELAAELHGLWTKGSEDENLRFLVEAEPERTRARLAMLEAARTAIAAGLDILGVTAVDELR, encoded by the coding sequence ATGAACCCGTTCGCGCTCATCGAAGCTGACCTCCGCGCCGCCCTGGACCGCCTCGTCGCCGAGGGGCGCCTGCCGGACGGGCTGGACCTTTCCCGGGTCTCCGTGGAACTGCCGAAAGACCCGAGCCATGGCGACGTCGCCAGCTCGATCGCGATGATGCTGGCCAAGCCGGCCCGGATGCGCCCGCTCGACATCGCCCAGGCGGTGGCGGAACAGCTGCGCGCCCAGGAGCGGTTCGCCGAGGTGGCGGTGGCGCCGCCGGGCTTCGTCAACATCCGGATGCAGCCGGGCTTCTGGCAGGCGGTGGTCCCGGCGATCATGCAGGCCGGCGCCGATTTCGGCCGCAGCGACACCGGCAGGGGCCAGAAGGTCGACGTCGAGTACTGCTCGGCCAACCCGACCGGGCCGCTCCATGTCGGCCACGCAAGGGGCACCGTGTTCGGCGACGCGCTGGCCTCGATCCTGGAGCGGGTCGGCTACGACGTCACCCGCGAGTACTACGTCAACGATGCCGGCGCCCAGGTCGAGACCCTCGCCCGCTCGGTGCACCTGCGCTACCGCGAGGTGATGGGCGAGGACATCGGCGAGATGCCGGAAGGATATTACCCGGGCGCCTATCTGGTGCGGACCGCCCAGGCCCTGGCGGTGCGCGACGGCGACCGGTGGCTCGGCAAGCACGAGGACGAGTGGCTGGAGCCGCTCAAGCGCTTCGCGGTCGAGGCCCAGCTCGAGATCATCAAGGACGACCTGGCGGCTTTGGGCGTCCACCACGACCTGTTCCTGTCCGAGCGCTCGCTGATCGAGGACGGGATGATGGAGGCCGCGCTGAAGCGGCTGGAGGCACTGGGCCTGCTCTATGTGGGTGAGCTTCCGCCGCCCAAGGGCAAGCCGTCCGAGGACTGGGAGCCCCGCCCGCAGCTCCTGTTCCGCGCCACCGACTTCGGCGACGACGTCGACCGGCCGCTCAAGCGCTCCAATGGCGCGTGGACATATTTCGCCGCCGACCTGGGCTGCCATTTCAGCAAGCTGCAACGCAGCCATACCTGGCTGGTCGACGTGCTGGGCGCCGACCATGGCGGCTACGTCAAGCGGCTGAAGGCGGCGGTGAAGGCGCTCTCGGAGGGCAAGGTCGAGCTGGAGGTGCGCCTGTGCCAGCTCGTCAACCTGATGGACGAGGGCAAGCCGCTCAAGATGAGCAAGCGGGCCGGCCGGATCGTGACCATGCGCGACGTGGTCGACGAGGTCGGCAAGGACGTGATGCGGTTCATGCTGCTCACGCGCAAGAACGACGCGCCGCTCGACTTCGACCTGGCCAAGGTGGTCGAGCAGTCCCGCGACAACCCGGTGTTTTATGTCCAGTACGCCCATGCAAGGGTCCGCTCGGTATTCCGCCAGGCGGAACAGCGCGGGCTCGGCCATCTGGCGCAGGACCTGGACCAGGCCGACCTGTCGCTGCTGACCCATCCGGCCGAGCTCGACCTGATCAAGAAGGCCTCGCTCCTGCCGCGGGTGCTGGAACATGCCGCCGTGCATGCCGAGCCACACCGGATTGCCTTCTGGACCATGGAACTCGCCGCGGAGTTGCATGGGCTCTGGACGAAAGGGTCGGAGGACGAGAATTTGCGGTTCCTCGTCGAGGCCGAGCCGGAGCGCACGCGGGCGCGGCTGGCCATGCTCGAGGCGGCTCGGACGGCGATCGCGGCCGGCCTCGACATTCTCGGGGTGACCGCGGTGGACGAGCTGCGCTGA
- a CDS encoding cupin domain-containing protein, translating to MRHLLMIFAVFFLTTSGSFAGDAEVARPDLLLKQVVEGMPNGDQQEIKVLTATIAPGGKTPFNTHRFPVSVYILEGSFTLEMEGLPTRTLKAGEAMVEPPNVKMTGYNKSGSEPMKVVIFYVSDPDSPFLDPVH from the coding sequence ATGCGCCATCTGCTGATGATTTTTGCCGTCTTTTTCCTGACGACATCCGGTTCGTTTGCCGGGGATGCCGAAGTCGCCCGTCCCGATCTGCTGCTCAAGCAGGTGGTCGAGGGGATGCCGAACGGCGACCAGCAGGAGATCAAGGTGCTCACGGCCACCATCGCGCCTGGCGGCAAGACTCCCTTCAATACCCATCGCTTCCCGGTGTCGGTCTACATCCTGGAAGGCAGCTTCACCTTGGAGATGGAGGGCCTGCCGACCAGGACCCTCAAGGCGGGGGAAGCGATGGTCGAGCCGCCGAACGTCAAGATGACAGGCTACAACAAGAGCGGCTCCGAACCGATGAAAGTCGTCATCTTTTATGTCAGTGATCCCGACAGCCCATTCCTCGATCCGGTCCACTGA
- the xth gene encoding exodeoxyribonuclease III: MKLVAWNVNGVRARLDALLGWIDAEQPDVLLLQETKVTDDKFPAAPFAERGYHLSLWGSAPLNGVAILSRPEPKDVVRGLPGEDGDSMARWIEATVGPYRMASLYLPNGTSVGSDAFAYKLRYFDRVGSRMAALSADGTPVVVGGDWNVAPEPCDVHDPRAWDGEICYHPEERAAWRRVCHRGFYDAYRWLNPAGEDFSWWHYQARAFELGHGLRIDHFLLSPHAMDQASACRIDPAPRAAKTASDHAPVILEIG; the protein is encoded by the coding sequence ATGAAGCTGGTCGCCTGGAACGTGAACGGCGTGCGCGCACGCCTGGACGCCCTGCTGGGCTGGATCGACGCCGAGCAGCCGGACGTGCTCCTCCTCCAGGAGACCAAGGTCACCGACGACAAGTTCCCGGCCGCTCCGTTCGCCGAGCGCGGCTACCACCTGTCGCTGTGGGGCTCGGCGCCGCTCAACGGCGTGGCCATCCTGTCCAGGCCGGAGCCCAAGGACGTAGTGCGTGGCTTGCCGGGCGAGGACGGCGACAGCATGGCCCGCTGGATCGAGGCCACGGTCGGCCCCTACCGGATGGCGTCGCTCTACCTGCCGAACGGCACCTCGGTCGGCTCCGACGCCTTTGCCTACAAGCTGCGCTACTTCGACCGGGTGGGCTCCCGGATGGCCGCGCTTTCGGCCGACGGCACTCCGGTGGTGGTCGGCGGCGACTGGAACGTCGCCCCGGAGCCCTGCGACGTCCACGACCCGCGCGCCTGGGACGGCGAGATCTGCTACCATCCCGAGGAACGCGCCGCCTGGCGCCGGGTGTGCCATCGCGGCTTCTACGACGCCTATCGCTGGCTGAACCCGGCCGGCGAGGACTTCTCCTGGTGGCACTACCAAGCGCGTGCCTTCGAACTCGGCCACGGCCTGCGCATCGACCATTTCCTGCTTTCGCCGCACGCCATGGACCAGGCCAGCGCCTGCCGGATCGACCCGGCGCCCAGGGCCGCCAAGACCGCGTCGGACCATGCGCCGGTGATCCTGGAGATCGGCTGA
- a CDS encoding ABC transporter substrate-binding protein — MNRPIAALAVAGALLAQPALAAEGSLVLYTSQPQTDAQQTIDAFKAEHPDVDISFVRDGTPKIMAKLRAELEAGAPQADLILIADAVTMEGLKRDDALMAYPGADVAAYPEGTHDPEKYWFATKLITTGIVYNDAAPFVPASWEDLLKPEAKGMIAMPSPLASGAALIHLQTLTGNLPQGWGYYEGLAENGAVAEGGNGGVLKAVAGGEKLYGMIVDFMPIREKAKGAPVTFVFPEEGVSAVTEPVAILKSTDNPDAAKAFVDFLLSEKGQELAAAQGYVPADPSVAAPEGYPARAEIKVLPFDPAAALAAEEENRARFETIFQK, encoded by the coding sequence ATGAACCGTCCGATCGCCGCGCTCGCCGTTGCCGGCGCCCTGCTGGCCCAGCCGGCCCTGGCCGCCGAGGGCAGCCTTGTCCTCTACACCAGCCAGCCGCAGACCGACGCCCAGCAGACGATCGACGCCTTCAAGGCCGAGCATCCGGACGTCGACATCAGCTTCGTGCGCGACGGCACGCCCAAGATCATGGCCAAGCTGCGCGCGGAACTGGAGGCCGGCGCTCCCCAGGCCGACCTGATCCTGATCGCCGATGCGGTGACCATGGAAGGCCTCAAGCGCGACGACGCGCTGATGGCCTATCCGGGCGCCGACGTGGCGGCCTATCCCGAGGGCACCCACGATCCCGAGAAGTACTGGTTCGCCACCAAGCTGATCACCACCGGCATCGTCTACAACGATGCGGCGCCGTTCGTGCCGGCTTCCTGGGAGGACCTGCTGAAGCCCGAGGCCAAGGGCATGATCGCGATGCCGAGCCCGCTGGCCTCGGGTGCTGCGCTGATCCACCTGCAGACCCTCACCGGCAACCTGCCCCAGGGCTGGGGCTACTATGAAGGGCTGGCGGAGAACGGCGCCGTGGCCGAGGGCGGCAATGGCGGCGTGCTCAAGGCGGTGGCCGGCGGCGAGAAGCTGTACGGCATGATCGTCGACTTCATGCCGATCCGCGAGAAGGCCAAGGGGGCGCCGGTCACCTTCGTGTTCCCCGAAGAGGGCGTCTCCGCCGTGACCGAGCCGGTGGCGATCCTGAAGTCCACCGACAATCCCGACGCGGCCAAGGCCTTCGTCGACTTCCTGCTCTCCGAGAAGGGCCAGGAACTCGCCGCGGCCCAGGGCTATGTGCCGGCCGATCCGTCGGTCGCCGCACCCGAGGGCTATCCGGCCCGCGCCGAGATCAAGGTGCTGCCGTTCGATCCCGCCGCGGCGCTGGCGGCCGAGGAGGAGAACCGCGCCCGCTTCGAGACGATCTTCCAGAAGTGA
- a CDS encoding four-helix bundle copper-binding protein, whose translation MPHSPTDMQPCIDACLNAYQVCLSTAMGHCLTEGGPNTEPRHFRLMMSCAEICRSAAHFMLIGSQHHPHVCAECAEICQECAADCTRIGGMDPCVEACRHCAECCWKMSG comes from the coding sequence ATGCCGCACAGCCCGACCGACATGCAGCCCTGCATCGATGCCTGCCTGAACGCCTACCAGGTCTGCCTGTCCACCGCGATGGGCCACTGCCTGACCGAGGGCGGCCCGAACACCGAGCCCCGGCATTTCCGGCTGATGATGTCCTGCGCGGAGATCTGCCGGTCGGCGGCGCACTTCATGCTGATCGGCTCGCAGCACCATCCGCATGTCTGCGCCGAATGCGCCGAGATCTGCCAGGAATGTGCCGCCGACTGCACGCGGATCGGCGGCATGGATCCGTGCGTGGAGGCGTGCCGCCACTGCGCGGAGTGCTGCTGGAAGATGTCGGGCTGA
- a CDS encoding ABC transporter permease, producing the protein MIAARPVRRPSGLREGRLGPGLLFTLVLVLAGLPVARLLAQALGGMDGAMALLLAPASLEAAWHSIESALFSTLLAMLLGGGMAVLLGLSDLPQRRAIGILFVLSMLIAPQVTALAFTVMAGPASPLLNALGLAPAAGTPNPLIGRGGVVLVLGLHHAPLVTILLLAGLKTIPDELAEAASLGGAGTGAILRRIVLPLLYPQIIAAMLLAFVAGFGNFGIPALLGMPAGYLTLPTLIFRRLVGSGAEVIDEAAILSMLMAILVLVPAGAAAAVLASTATRRSSERPLRRFWRLGPWRPAASAAAWAVVGIVLFLPLCSLLASALAPTYGARLTLNSATLGHFAEVLWRQDVTVRAFRNSFAFAGGAALVLALVAVPLAHALDRAPGRVRGFLLPLVELPYALPGIVLAIACILLFVKPLPLLGISIYATPWIILFAYAARFLPIVLKAPLAAMAQLERAQEEAAAVDGAGPWARLRHVVLPALWPAMAAGGLLAFLLAFNELTVSALLWTAGTETLGVVLFSLEEAGLVSEASAVALSATAVVALLVVVIDRLGDRLPEGTLPWRF; encoded by the coding sequence GTGATCGCGGCCCGGCCCGTCAGGCGTCCGAGCGGCCTGCGCGAGGGGCGGCTCGGGCCGGGCCTCCTGTTCACGCTCGTCCTGGTCCTGGCCGGGCTGCCGGTGGCGCGCCTCCTGGCCCAGGCGCTTGGCGGCATGGATGGCGCCATGGCGCTCCTGCTGGCGCCGGCCAGCCTGGAGGCAGCCTGGCACAGCATCGAGAGCGCCCTGTTCTCCACCCTGCTGGCCATGCTGCTGGGCGGCGGGATGGCGGTCCTGCTGGGCCTGTCCGACCTGCCGCAGCGGCGCGCCATCGGCATCCTGTTCGTGCTCTCGATGCTGATCGCCCCGCAGGTCACCGCCCTGGCCTTCACGGTGATGGCCGGGCCGGCCTCGCCGCTGCTCAACGCGCTGGGGCTGGCCCCCGCGGCCGGGACGCCCAACCCGCTGATCGGACGGGGCGGGGTCGTGCTGGTGCTGGGCCTGCACCATGCCCCGCTGGTGACGATCCTGCTCCTGGCGGGCCTGAAGACCATCCCCGACGAGCTGGCGGAAGCGGCCAGCCTGGGCGGCGCCGGCACGGGCGCAATCCTTCGCCGGATCGTCCTTCCGCTGCTCTACCCGCAGATCATCGCCGCCATGCTGCTGGCCTTCGTCGCGGGCTTCGGCAATTTCGGCATCCCGGCGCTCCTGGGCATGCCCGCCGGCTACCTCACCCTGCCCACCCTGATCTTCCGGCGCCTGGTCGGCAGCGGCGCGGAAGTGATCGACGAGGCGGCCATCCTCTCCATGCTGATGGCGATCCTGGTCCTGGTGCCGGCCGGGGCCGCCGCCGCCGTGCTGGCCAGCACCGCGACCAGGCGCAGCAGCGAGCGGCCGCTGCGGCGGTTCTGGCGGCTGGGTCCGTGGCGGCCGGCGGCCTCTGCCGCTGCCTGGGCGGTCGTCGGCATCGTCCTTTTCCTGCCGCTCTGCTCCCTGCTGGCCTCGGCGCTGGCCCCGACCTATGGCGCCCGCCTGACGCTGAACTCCGCGACGCTCGGCCATTTTGCCGAGGTGCTCTGGCGCCAGGACGTCACCGTGCGGGCGTTCCGCAATTCCTTCGCCTTCGCCGGAGGCGCTGCCCTGGTCCTGGCCCTGGTCGCGGTGCCGCTGGCCCACGCGCTCGACCGGGCACCCGGCCGGGTGCGCGGCTTCCTCCTGCCGCTGGTCGAACTGCCCTATGCGCTGCCGGGGATCGTGCTGGCGATCGCCTGCATCCTCCTGTTCGTGAAGCCGCTGCCGCTCCTGGGCATCTCGATCTACGCCACGCCCTGGATCATCCTGTTCGCCTATGCCGCCCGGTTCCTGCCGATCGTGCTGAAGGCGCCACTGGCTGCGATGGCACAGCTGGAGCGCGCGCAGGAGGAGGCCGCCGCCGTGGACGGGGCCGGCCCATGGGCGCGGCTGCGCCACGTGGTGCTGCCGGCGCTGTGGCCGGCCATGGCGGCGGGCGGCCTGTTGGCCTTCCTGCTGGCGTTCAACGAGCTGACCGTCTCGGCGCTCTTGTGGACCGCCGGGACCGAGACGCTGGGGGTCGTGCTGTTCTCGCTGGAGGAGGCGGGCCTGGTCAGCGAGGCCAGCGCGGTCGCGCTCTCCGCCACGGCGGTGGTGGCGCTCCTGGTGGTGGTGATCGACCGGCTGGGCGACCGGCTGCCGGAGGGGACGCTGCCCTGGCGGTTCTGA
- the erpA gene encoding iron-sulfur cluster insertion protein ErpA, whose protein sequence is MSQPNPRPDPFQVSDSAARRIRAILDREGLGDGHLRVGVSGGGCSGFKYEFELGTQNEPDDIAIEKQGAKVVIDGMSLLYLIGSELDFVEDLNGSYFQVRNPNAKSSCGCGTSFAM, encoded by the coding sequence ATGTCGCAACCGAACCCGCGGCCCGACCCCTTCCAGGTCTCCGACAGCGCGGCCCGCCGGATCCGTGCGATCCTGGATCGCGAGGGGCTGGGCGACGGTCACCTGCGCGTCGGGGTCTCGGGCGGCGGCTGCTCCGGCTTCAAGTACGAGTTCGAACTCGGCACTCAGAACGAGCCGGACGACATCGCGATCGAGAAGCAGGGGGCGAAGGTCGTCATCGACGGCATGTCGCTGCTCTACCTGATCGGCTCGGAGCTGGACTTCGTGGAGGACCTGAACGGGTCCTACTTCCAGGTCCGCAACCCGAACGCCAAGTCGTCCTGCGGCTGCGGCACCAGCTTCGCCATGTGA
- the nagZ gene encoding beta-N-acetylhexosaminidase: MLAGVLGIDGTELTDEERDFLRETPPAGVILFARNIADRDQLRRLTDAIRTAASPARPLVFIDQEGGRVMRLRPPVWRSLPAMARIGELCLGNPGAADLAAEAVGRLIGADLAEAGIDVACAPVLDVAAPGLTEAIGSRAFSGDPEVVSRLGRKVADGLLAAGILPVIKHLPGHGRALVDSHMGLPVVEAGRDDLAARDFRPFQALADLPIGMTAHILFRAIDPDRPATLSARVIEDVIRGEIGFAGLLLSDDLGMGALSGGLAGRASDCLAAGCDLALACSGRIEDARVLAQTLPELAGEPLRRYEQALAFRPAAPAAVDVAADEHHLRATHLVA; encoded by the coding sequence ATGCTCGCGGGCGTCCTGGGGATCGATGGGACCGAGCTCACGGACGAGGAGCGGGACTTCCTGCGCGAGACGCCGCCGGCCGGCGTGATCCTGTTCGCCCGCAACATCGCCGACCGGGACCAGTTGCGCCGGCTGACCGATGCGATCCGCACGGCCGCCAGTCCCGCCCGGCCCCTGGTGTTCATCGATCAGGAAGGCGGCCGGGTGATGCGGCTGCGCCCGCCGGTCTGGCGCAGCCTGCCGGCCATGGCCCGGATCGGCGAGCTGTGTCTCGGCAACCCGGGCGCGGCCGACCTGGCGGCCGAGGCGGTCGGCCGGCTGATCGGGGCGGATCTGGCCGAAGCGGGCATCGACGTTGCCTGCGCCCCGGTGCTGGACGTGGCCGCGCCGGGCCTGACCGAGGCCATCGGCAGCCGGGCGTTCTCGGGCGATCCCGAGGTGGTGAGCCGGCTCGGGCGCAAGGTGGCCGATGGCCTGCTCGCCGCCGGGATCCTGCCGGTGATCAAGCATCTGCCGGGCCATGGCCGGGCGCTGGTCGACAGCCACATGGGGCTGCCCGTGGTGGAGGCCGGCCGGGACGACTTGGCCGCCCGGGACTTCCGGCCGTTCCAGGCCCTGGCCGACCTGCCGATCGGCATGACCGCCCACATCCTGTTCCGGGCCATCGACCCCGACCGGCCGGCCACCCTGTCGGCGAGGGTCATCGAGGACGTGATCCGGGGCGAGATCGGCTTTGCCGGGCTGCTGCTCTCCGACGATCTCGGGATGGGGGCGCTGTCCGGCGGCCTTGCCGGCCGGGCCTCCGATTGCCTGGCCGCCGGCTGCGACCTGGCGCTCGCCTGCAGCGGCCGGATCGAGGACGCCCGCGTCCTCGCCCAGACCCTGCCGGAACTGGCCGGCGAGCCGCTGCGCCGCTACGAGCAGGCGCTGGCGTTCAGACCGGCCGCTCCGGCCGCCGTCGATGTCGCCGCCGACGAGCATCATCTACGCGCGACGCATCTCGTCGCCTGA
- a CDS encoding deoxyguanosinetriphosphate triphosphohydrolase: protein MEGVISQSGPSTGAGRAPFAADPGRSRGRMLAEPDSAPRSPWQRDRDRIVHATAFRRLEAKTQVFAALEGDHFRTRLTHTLEVSQIGRTIARSLLVDEDLTEAIALAHDLGHSPFGHAGEEALDDCLRAFGGFDHNVQTFRILTRLERRYASFDGLNLTAETLEGVVKHNGPLFGEVPAVFADWSRRQDLRLHLQPSVEAQIAALADDIAYCSHDVDDGLRAGFFLPDELRALPLAAPVVDEVRALRPDLEPSRMAGEIQRRLIDRMVRDLMAESGRRLAELAPGSPEEVAQAPGPCVGFSAPMHAAVLDLRAFLRDRVWHHYTVNRMTRRAKQILRALFETFFEAPECLPEEWRARAGSAGSRACAEAVRDYVAGMTDRFALDEHDRLFRIARTRP, encoded by the coding sequence ATGGAGGGTGTCATTTCGCAATCCGGGCCATCCACCGGGGCAGGGCGCGCCCCGTTCGCCGCCGACCCCGGCCGCAGCCGCGGACGCATGCTGGCGGAGCCGGACAGCGCGCCGCGCTCGCCCTGGCAGCGCGACCGCGACCGGATCGTCCACGCCACCGCGTTCCGCCGCCTGGAGGCCAAGACCCAGGTGTTTGCCGCGCTGGAAGGCGACCATTTCCGTACCCGGCTGACCCACACGCTGGAAGTCAGCCAGATCGGCCGGACCATCGCCCGCTCGCTTCTTGTCGACGAGGACCTGACCGAGGCGATCGCGCTCGCCCACGATCTCGGCCACAGCCCGTTCGGCCATGCCGGCGAGGAGGCGCTGGACGACTGCCTGCGGGCGTTCGGCGGATTCGACCACAACGTGCAGACCTTCCGGATCCTGACCCGGCTGGAGCGGCGCTACGCTTCGTTCGACGGGCTGAACCTGACGGCGGAGACGCTGGAGGGCGTGGTCAAGCATAACGGGCCGCTCTTTGGCGAGGTGCCGGCGGTGTTCGCCGACTGGAGCCGCCGCCAGGACCTGCGCCTGCACCTGCAGCCCTCGGTCGAGGCGCAGATCGCCGCCCTTGCCGACGACATCGCCTATTGCAGCCACGACGTCGACGACGGGCTGCGGGCCGGCTTCTTCCTGCCTGACGAGCTGCGCGCCCTGCCGCTGGCCGCGCCGGTGGTGGACGAGGTGCGGGCGCTGCGGCCGGACCTGGAGCCCTCCCGGATGGCCGGGGAGATCCAGCGCCGCCTGATCGACCGGATGGTCCGCGACCTGATGGCCGAATCCGGCCGGCGCCTCGCCGAGCTGGCGCCGGGCTCGCCGGAGGAGGTGGCGCAGGCGCCCGGACCGTGCGTGGGCTTCTCCGCACCCATGCATGCGGCGGTCCTCGACCTCAGAGCGTTCTTGCGCGACCGGGTCTGGCACCACTACACGGTCAACCGGATGACGAGGCGCGCCAAGCAGATCCTGCGCGCACTGTTCGAGACCTTCTTCGAGGCGCCGGAATGCCTGCCCGAGGAGTGGCGCGCCCGGGCCGGGAGCGCTGGTTCGCGAGCATGTGCGGAGGCTGTGCGCGACTATGTCGCCGGGATGACCGACCGTTTTGCGCTCGATGAGCACGACCGTCTTTTCAGGATTGCCCGTACCCGACCATGA
- a CDS encoding SPOR domain-containing protein yields the protein MSDNSFDAAQRALRNRAVVDLEEPLPDEQPTRWWLRVVVLLVFFVFGAIVWLSWQDNAGDGTPVMVQAPEEPIKEKPVDEGGLTPRNAGSEIASVLGENPDDAGEPPAVGPVPSSQPPAQVAEEVEEVIPPADSAAGFGETEVESADADGFTEPSATAMDPAAGEEAGARPSMGEIMAETMDDAAPGQDGVVVDTRPTVRPPSSPQPDALASATPAVPPLSETPPAAPQAPAAPATAPSAQAPMPVVPPAVESGPVVLKRTMPAQIIAVDPPQPAAAPEPAAAPEPAAAPVTTPTPPTPPAAPVASEPPAAEPANSIRIQVASLRDEAGANTAWERVASRNPEVFQGRRRVITQAEVKGTTYYRAQLAGFASQAEARAACEAVKANGSDCLVVGR from the coding sequence ATGTCCGACAATTCGTTCGATGCCGCGCAGAGAGCCCTGAGGAACCGGGCGGTGGTCGATCTGGAGGAGCCGCTGCCCGACGAGCAGCCGACCCGCTGGTGGCTGCGCGTCGTCGTGCTGCTGGTGTTCTTCGTGTTCGGCGCGATCGTCTGGCTGTCCTGGCAGGACAATGCCGGCGACGGGACCCCGGTGATGGTTCAGGCTCCCGAGGAGCCGATCAAGGAGAAGCCGGTCGACGAGGGCGGGCTGACGCCGCGCAACGCCGGCAGCGAGATCGCCAGCGTGCTGGGGGAGAACCCGGACGACGCCGGGGAGCCGCCGGCGGTGGGCCCGGTGCCGAGCAGCCAGCCGCCGGCCCAGGTCGCCGAGGAGGTCGAGGAGGTCATCCCGCCGGCCGACAGCGCCGCCGGCTTCGGCGAGACCGAGGTCGAGAGCGCTGATGCGGACGGTTTCACCGAGCCCAGCGCCACCGCCATGGATCCCGCTGCCGGCGAGGAAGCCGGCGCGCGTCCGTCCATGGGCGAGATCATGGCGGAGACCATGGACGACGCGGCCCCGGGCCAGGACGGCGTCGTGGTCGACACCCGGCCGACGGTCCGCCCGCCGTCGAGCCCGCAGCCCGACGCGCTGGCGTCCGCAACCCCGGCCGTGCCGCCGTTGAGCGAGACGCCGCCCGCCGCGCCCCAGGCGCCGGCCGCACCGGCGACCGCTCCGTCCGCGCAGGCGCCCATGCCGGTGGTGCCGCCGGCGGTGGAGAGCGGGCCGGTGGTGCTCAAGCGCACCATGCCGGCACAGATCATCGCCGTGGATCCGCCCCAGCCCGCGGCGGCACCGGAGCCGGCGGCGGCGCCGGAACCCGCGGCCGCGCCGGTGACGACGCCGACCCCGCCCACGCCGCCCGCCGCGCCGGTGGCGAGCGAGCCGCCGGCGGCCGAGCCCGCCAACTCGATCCGCATCCAGGTCGCCTCCTTGCGCGACGAGGCCGGCGCGAACACCGCCTGGGAGCGGGTGGCAAGCCGGAACCCCGAGGTCTTCCAGGGCCGCCGCCGGGTCATCACCCAGGCGGAGGTCAAGGGCACCACCTACTATCGTGCGCAGCTGGCGGGCTTCGCGTCCCAGGCGGAAGCCAGGGCGGCCTGCGAGGCGGTCAAGGCCAACGGCAGCGATTGCCTGGTCGTAGGCCGCTGA
- a CDS encoding NUDIX hydrolase, whose amino-acid sequence MAPSKIAAAGPKAHKASTSKKHKAAPGKAEGPAGKPKAKASPDKPKTLPKKASGGHALPRLQFGVLALRMQGESVSVMLVTSRGTRRWIIPKGNPEKGKSGAEVGAIEAFEEAGVLGEVWNAPIGSYVSLKHLANGRVVPCAIEVYRMDVDEVLDDWPEKGQRQRCWATLDEAAMMVGEGGLVTLMLKLNAELIGH is encoded by the coding sequence ATGGCGCCATCGAAGATCGCGGCTGCCGGTCCCAAGGCGCACAAGGCTTCCACTTCGAAGAAGCACAAGGCGGCACCGGGCAAGGCGGAAGGCCCGGCGGGAAAGCCCAAGGCGAAGGCCTCGCCGGACAAGCCGAAGACGTTGCCGAAGAAGGCTTCGGGCGGCCATGCGTTGCCGCGCCTGCAGTTTGGCGTGCTGGCGCTGCGCATGCAGGGTGAATCGGTGAGCGTGATGCTGGTGACGTCGCGCGGCACGCGCCGCTGGATCATCCCCAAGGGGAACCCGGAGAAGGGAAAGAGCGGCGCCGAAGTGGGCGCCATCGAGGCTTTTGAGGAGGCTGGAGTTCTGGGCGAGGTATGGAACGCGCCGATCGGCAGCTATGTTTCGCTCAAGCACCTCGCCAATGGCCGGGTGGTGCCCTGTGCCATCGAGGTCTATCGGATGGACGTCGACGAGGTGCTGGACGACTGGCCGGAGAAGGGGCAGCGGCAGCGGTGCTGGGCCACGCTCGACGAGGCGGCGATGATGGTCGGCGAGGGCGGGCTGGTGACGCTCATGCTCAAGCTGAACGCCGAGCTGATCGGGCACTGA